In one window of Skermanella rosea DNA:
- a CDS encoding heavy metal translocating P-type ATPase, with product MLDEAHIGQVAAEGKSALRYKVAGMDCPSCATKIETAVGRLPGIEDVSLSYHSQVLKLRLDEAATPRERLEGTIRSLGFGIEDMDRIRVVAEGETDTDVPAPATQPWWWTPKARLTGLIGLLVAVGFLVSWFAPSLGDYALVPAALVGLVVFGRRALALARVGSPFSIEMLMSIATAGALIIGETAEASIVVLLFAVGELLEGVAAGSARSGIEALTALVPRTALVIDGEIAREVPASRLEIGQVVLVRPGDRVPADGEVVDGESDVDESPVTGESVPVPKQVGSAVIAGGINATGALQVRVTRAAADNTIARIIHLIEEAQASKSPTARFIERFSARYTPFVILVAVLTVLVPPLAFGADWHTWIYRGLALLLIGCPCALVLSTPAAITSGIAAGARRGLLIKGGAALETIGRVGAIAFDKTGTLTQGRPQVTDLVSLTGNERSLLGMAAAVENGSSHPIARAILDRAASDGIPLRPARGQKALPGRAAQAVVGGKLIEVGSPRHAVESCGPGNLPADRITTLEDEGKTVVVVLADTQPVGLMALRDEPRPDALRGIAALRQLGVRSVMLTGDNARTGQAIGRKLGIEVKADLLPENKLSEIAALKVGAPVAMVGDGINDGPALAAADVGIAMGGGTDVALETADAALLGNRVEGVADLIALSRATMTNIHQNVAVALGLKAVFLVTTLLGVTDLWLAILADTGATVLVTLNALRLLRRAK from the coding sequence ATGCTGGACGAGGCACACATCGGGCAGGTAGCGGCGGAGGGCAAAAGCGCTCTTCGCTACAAGGTAGCGGGCATGGACTGCCCGAGCTGCGCGACCAAGATCGAGACGGCCGTCGGCCGCCTCCCGGGCATCGAGGACGTCAGCCTGAGCTATCACTCCCAGGTCCTGAAGCTTCGGCTCGACGAGGCCGCGACACCCCGTGAGCGGCTGGAGGGCACGATCCGGAGCCTCGGGTTCGGCATCGAGGACATGGACCGCATCCGGGTGGTGGCTGAAGGCGAGACGGACACCGACGTCCCGGCTCCCGCGACGCAGCCGTGGTGGTGGACGCCCAAGGCCCGACTGACCGGCCTGATCGGGCTCCTCGTCGCCGTGGGCTTTCTGGTTTCTTGGTTTGCCCCATCTCTGGGGGATTATGCCCTGGTCCCCGCCGCCCTCGTGGGGCTAGTTGTGTTCGGCCGTCGAGCACTGGCCCTGGCCCGCGTTGGCTCGCCTTTCAGCATCGAGATGCTGATGTCGATCGCCACCGCGGGAGCACTCATCATCGGCGAGACGGCCGAGGCATCGATCGTCGTCCTGCTGTTCGCCGTCGGCGAGCTCCTGGAGGGTGTTGCGGCGGGCTCAGCCCGGTCCGGCATCGAAGCGCTGACAGCACTCGTGCCACGAACCGCCCTCGTGATCGACGGGGAGATCGCCCGCGAGGTTCCGGCGTCGCGCCTGGAAATTGGACAAGTGGTGCTCGTCCGGCCCGGTGATCGCGTCCCAGCCGACGGCGAGGTCGTCGATGGCGAGTCCGACGTGGACGAGTCCCCGGTCACCGGGGAGTCGGTTCCCGTTCCCAAGCAGGTCGGCTCAGCGGTCATCGCGGGCGGCATCAACGCAACCGGCGCACTGCAGGTCCGGGTAACGCGGGCGGCGGCTGACAACACCATCGCCCGCATCATCCACCTCATCGAGGAAGCGCAGGCGTCCAAGTCGCCGACGGCGCGTTTCATCGAGCGGTTCAGCGCGCGGTACACGCCCTTCGTCATCCTGGTCGCGGTACTGACCGTGCTGGTCCCGCCGCTCGCCTTCGGGGCGGACTGGCACACGTGGATCTATCGCGGCCTGGCGCTTCTGCTGATCGGGTGCCCGTGCGCCCTGGTCCTCTCCACGCCGGCCGCAATCACCTCCGGCATCGCCGCCGGCGCGCGGCGCGGCCTGCTCATCAAGGGCGGTGCTGCCCTGGAGACGATCGGCCGCGTCGGCGCCATCGCCTTCGACAAGACCGGGACGCTGACGCAGGGACGGCCGCAGGTGACCGACCTGGTGTCGCTGACGGGGAACGAACGCTCACTGCTCGGGATGGCGGCGGCCGTGGAGAACGGCTCCAGCCACCCGATCGCCCGGGCCATCCTGGACCGGGCAGCAAGCGATGGCATACCGCTCCGACCGGCACGCGGGCAGAAGGCCCTTCCAGGACGGGCAGCGCAGGCCGTGGTTGGCGGGAAGCTCATCGAGGTCGGCTCGCCGCGCCACGCGGTGGAAAGCTGCGGCCCGGGGAACCTTCCCGCCGACCGCATCACCACCCTGGAGGACGAGGGCAAGACCGTCGTCGTGGTCCTGGCCGACACACAGCCGGTGGGCCTGATGGCACTGCGCGACGAACCGCGGCCCGACGCTTTGCGGGGCATCGCGGCACTCCGGCAACTCGGCGTCCGCAGCGTCATGCTGACCGGCGACAATGCCCGAACCGGGCAGGCCATCGGACGGAAGCTCGGCATCGAGGTCAAGGCGGATCTTCTGCCCGAGAACAAGCTGAGCGAGATTGCGGCCCTGAAGGTCGGGGCACCGGTCGCTATGGTTGGAGACGGCATCAACGACGGCCCGGCGCTGGCGGCGGCCGATGTCGGCATCGCCATGGGTGGCGGGACCGACGTTGCTCTGGAGACCGCGGACGCCGCACTGCTGGGCAACCGGGTCGAGGGGGTTGCCGACCTCATCGCGCTGTCCCGCGCGACGATGACGAACATCCACCAGAACGTGGCCGTCGCCCTGGGCCTCAAGGCCGTGTTCCTCGTCACCACCCTGCTCGGTGTCACTGACCTCTGGCTCGCCATCCTGGCCGACACCGGGGCCACCGTGCTGGTCACCCTCAACGCCTTGCGGCTGCTCCGCCGGGCGAAGTGA
- a CDS encoding MerR family transcriptional regulator encodes MSDDHTIGALGKLTGVNIETIRYYERIGLLPEPARNSGNYRVYGDTHVRRLTFIRKARDLGFPIEAVRRMLALSDQPDRPCGEVDALVVEQMREVERKIADLERLRAELDRLAHQCRGGLVSDCRIIEALSP; translated from the coding sequence ATGTCGGACGATCACACCATCGGCGCGCTGGGCAAGCTGACCGGCGTGAATATCGAGACCATCCGCTACTATGAGCGGATCGGCCTGCTGCCCGAACCGGCGCGTAATTCGGGCAACTACCGCGTCTACGGCGACACGCACGTCCGGCGGCTGACGTTTATCCGCAAGGCACGCGACCTCGGGTTCCCGATCGAGGCGGTGCGCCGAATGCTGGCCCTGTCGGACCAGCCAGACCGGCCCTGCGGCGAGGTAGACGCCCTGGTCGTCGAGCAGATGCGCGAGGTTGAGCGCAAGATCGCGGATCTGGAGCGGCTCCGGGCGGAACTCGACAGGCTCGCCCACCAGTGCCGCGGCGGGCTGGTTTCGGACTGCCGGATCATCGAGGCGTTGTCACCGTGA
- a CDS encoding protein-disulfide reductase DsbD family protein: MTAGLGIRSVAAVLAMAAAWFGSPAAAATGEWSSHDTLQARLVSPVEAGGDRETIPVGLHLMLADGWKTYWRSPGDAGAPPTVDWSASANVAGVDWRWPAPHRFTLFGLETFGYDREVVFPLDIRVERQGEPVALRGRADVLVCSTVCIPVSLEIALDLPSGPAAADAEAANLVARFEAQVPDDGVHSGLEVEAASVETGKPGALAVRIASSRPMVEPDVLVEGGDWTFGKPEFSFAPDGHGATARLPVTSGPDLVTMPGRMFVVTVTDGPRAAEARVRVAASKTGGTGIGDLVPILLLALLGGLVLNLMPCVLPVLSLKLLSVIDRHDAGRRRVRLGFLTTAAGVVTSMLLLAGMLIGLKLAGSVVGWGVQFQQPLFLVAMAAVLVAFSASLAGGLDISLPSRFATVLGRAGGSGHAGDFATGAFATLLATPCSAPFVGTAVGFALARGPVEILTIFAALGVGLASPYLLVAAFPRLVSLMPRPGRWMATLRRVLAVALLGTAAWLLAVLAAQTSWQAAFVIAGTLAVLGAALILRNRLGFPATLGLVAVSLSAAVASPAMMGKPAETSVTATAWAPFDQAEIGRLVAQGRTVFVDVTADWCITCQANKSLVIDRGEVADALTAPGVVPMRADWTRPDPRISDYLARNDRYGIPFNAVYGPGAPSGIVLPELLSTETVLEALGRARGASTLNSQNIKGGLEVNASDDAPQAR, encoded by the coding sequence ATGACGGCGGGCCTGGGCATCCGAAGCGTCGCGGCAGTGCTCGCCATGGCAGCTGCGTGGTTCGGCAGTCCTGCCGCCGCCGCGACCGGTGAATGGTCGAGCCACGACACCCTGCAGGCCCGGCTAGTCTCGCCCGTGGAGGCTGGCGGCGATCGGGAAACCATTCCGGTGGGCCTGCACCTGATGCTCGCGGACGGCTGGAAAACCTATTGGCGTTCGCCCGGCGATGCCGGTGCGCCGCCGACGGTGGACTGGTCGGCCTCTGCGAACGTCGCCGGGGTGGACTGGCGATGGCCCGCGCCGCACCGCTTCACCTTGTTCGGGCTGGAGACCTTCGGTTATGACCGTGAGGTCGTCTTCCCGCTCGACATCCGGGTCGAACGTCAGGGTGAGCCGGTGGCCCTGCGCGGCCGAGCAGACGTGCTGGTGTGCAGCACCGTCTGCATCCCGGTCTCCCTGGAGATCGCACTCGACCTGCCATCCGGGCCGGCTGCGGCCGACGCCGAAGCCGCCAACCTGGTCGCCCGCTTCGAAGCGCAGGTGCCCGACGACGGCGTACACTCAGGCCTGGAGGTCGAGGCAGCTTCGGTCGAGACCGGCAAGCCGGGGGCCCTGGCGGTTCGCATCGCCTCCAGCAGGCCGATGGTCGAACCCGACGTGCTGGTCGAGGGCGGTGACTGGACGTTCGGCAAGCCGGAGTTCTCATTCGCACCGGATGGCCACGGGGCCACGGCCAGACTGCCGGTCACGTCCGGTCCGGATCTGGTGACCATGCCTGGCAGGATGTTTGTGGTCACCGTGACGGACGGCCCAAGGGCTGCAGAAGCCCGGGTCAGGGTCGCCGCATCAAAGACCGGCGGCACGGGTATTGGTGACTTGGTTCCAATCCTTCTCCTGGCGCTGCTCGGCGGGCTTGTACTGAACCTGATGCCGTGTGTGCTGCCGGTGCTCAGCCTGAAGCTGCTGTCGGTGATCGACCGACACGACGCCGGGCGTCGTCGCGTGCGGCTGGGCTTCCTGACGACGGCCGCGGGGGTCGTGACCTCCATGCTCCTGCTGGCGGGCATGCTCATCGGCCTGAAACTTGCGGGATCCGTCGTCGGTTGGGGCGTGCAATTCCAGCAGCCGCTGTTCCTGGTGGCCATGGCCGCCGTGCTGGTCGCCTTCTCCGCCAGCCTTGCGGGTGGTCTCGACATTTCCCTGCCATCCCGTTTCGCCACGGTCCTGGGGCGCGCGGGCGGGAGCGGACATGCCGGCGACTTCGCAACCGGGGCCTTCGCGACCCTGCTGGCGACGCCGTGCTCGGCCCCGTTCGTCGGCACCGCCGTGGGCTTCGCACTGGCGCGCGGTCCGGTGGAGATCCTGACCATCTTCGCCGCACTGGGCGTCGGTCTGGCATCGCCCTACCTGCTGGTTGCAGCCTTTCCACGGCTGGTCAGCCTCATGCCGCGGCCCGGTCGGTGGATGGCCACGCTTCGCCGGGTGTTGGCCGTAGCACTCCTCGGGACCGCGGCATGGCTGCTGGCGGTGCTGGCGGCCCAGACCTCCTGGCAAGCCGCCTTCGTCATCGCAGGCACCCTGGCCGTGCTCGGCGCGGCACTGATCCTCCGGAACCGCCTCGGCTTCCCGGCGACGCTGGGGCTGGTGGCGGTGTCGCTGTCCGCCGCGGTGGCGTCCCCGGCGATGATGGGCAAGCCTGCGGAAACATCCGTGACGGCGACGGCATGGGCACCATTCGACCAGGCCGAGATCGGCCGGCTGGTCGCACAGGGAAGGACGGTGTTCGTGGACGTGACGGCTGACTGGTGTATCACCTGCCAGGCGAACAAGTCGCTGGTCATCGACCGGGGCGAGGTCGCGGATGCGCTGACGGCCCCGGGCGTGGTGCCGATGCGGGCCGACTGGACGCGTCCCGACCCACGGATCTCGGACTACCTGGCCCGGAACGACCGCTACGGCATTCCGTTCAACGCCGTCTACGGACCCGGCGCGCCGAGCGGGATCGTCCTGCCGGAACTCCTGTCAACAGAGACCGTCCTTGAGGCGCTTGGGCGAGCACGGGGCGCTTCCACCCTGAATTCACAGAACATCAAGGGCGGTCTTGAGGTGAACGCTTCCGACGATGCGCCACAAGCGCGATGA
- a CDS encoding copper chaperone PCu(A)C: MLTPVAYAAEVTAGALVVEQAWARATTPSAKTGATYLEVRNTGPEPDSILSMETPVAGHAVAHQTRQEGDVSRMSEAGPLSVPPGGALEMKPGGTHIMLMDLKGGLKLGQQFPLTITFEKAGQVEVPVKVGKPGAMGPE, translated from the coding sequence ATGCTCACCCCGGTGGCGTACGCCGCCGAGGTAACCGCAGGTGCCCTGGTTGTCGAGCAGGCCTGGGCGCGCGCCACCACACCGTCCGCCAAGACCGGCGCCACCTATCTGGAGGTCAGGAACACCGGCCCCGAGCCCGACAGCATCCTGTCCATGGAAACGCCGGTTGCGGGCCATGCCGTGGCCCACCAGACCAGACAGGAAGGCGACGTTTCGCGCATGAGCGAGGCTGGTCCGCTCAGTGTCCCGCCTGGCGGCGCGCTGGAGATGAAGCCCGGCGGGACGCACATCATGCTGATGGATCTCAAGGGCGGACTGAAGCTCGGCCAGCAGTTCCCGTTGACCATCACCTTCGAGAAGGCCGGACAGGTCGAGGTCCCGGTCAAGGTCGGCAAGCCCGGCGCCATGGGACCGGAGTGA
- the lspA gene encoding signal peptidase II, whose product MTNSENAASRRTGLWLALAIALLAAAADQASKRVILEHVMDPPRLIEVTPFFNLTLGFNRGVSFGMLSSDEALGPWLLVGLTLGIVAALIVWARRVGSRIEAAAIGGVIGGAIGNVIDRVRQGAVTDFLDFHALGWHWPAFNLADAAIFCGVAALLLHSWAADRAADKKVNAQPLCTRIENDKSEA is encoded by the coding sequence ATGACGAACTCTGAAAACGCCGCAAGCAGAAGGACTGGCCTATGGCTGGCGCTGGCGATTGCCCTCCTTGCGGCGGCCGCCGATCAGGCATCCAAGCGGGTGATCCTTGAGCATGTCATGGATCCTCCGCGTCTCATCGAGGTGACCCCGTTCTTCAACCTGACACTTGGCTTCAACCGCGGGGTCAGCTTCGGGATGCTCAGCAGTGACGAGGCGCTCGGCCCCTGGCTACTGGTCGGCCTCACCCTGGGCATAGTGGCCGCTCTCATCGTGTGGGCCCGCCGTGTCGGCAGCCGGATCGAGGCCGCGGCCATCGGCGGCGTCATTGGCGGCGCCATCGGCAACGTGATCGACCGAGTGCGTCAGGGAGCGGTGACCGATTTCCTGGATTTCCACGCGCTCGGCTGGCACTGGCCCGCCTTCAACCTGGCCGACGCAGCCATCTTCTGCGGCGTCGCGGCATTGCTGCTGCATTCGTGGGCTGCTGATCGTGCCGCCGACAAGAAGGTCAACGCGCAGCCGCTGTGCACCCGCATTGAGAATGACAAGAGCGAGGCATGA
- a CDS encoding ArsR/SmtB family transcription factor — protein sequence MASETVIRTSQLQAKLFRGLADPSRLAILQVLRQGPLHVSAIVTVTGPSQPNVSNHLRCLSECGLVSAETRGRFVHYRLGDERIEQLLRLADELLADTACGVRVCGNYGERETTS from the coding sequence ATGGCGTCAGAAACTGTAATCCGCACCTCTCAACTCCAGGCCAAGCTGTTCCGTGGGCTGGCCGATCCATCGCGTCTGGCGATCCTCCAGGTGCTGCGTCAGGGGCCGCTGCATGTCAGCGCCATCGTGACAGTAACAGGCCCTTCGCAGCCCAACGTCTCGAACCACCTGCGTTGCCTGAGCGAGTGCGGCCTGGTAAGCGCCGAAACGCGCGGTCGGTTCGTGCATTACCGACTCGGCGATGAGCGGATCGAACAGCTGTTGCGTTTGGCCGATGAGCTGCTGGCAGACACGGCGTGCGGCGTGCGCGTCTGCGGTAATTATGGCGAGCGGGAAACAACCAGTTAG
- a CDS encoding cation diffusion facilitator family transporter produces MVLTGGFMFAEVVGGLVSGSLALIADAGHMLTDFASLALAWFAFRLARRPADLKRSYGYHRFQVLAAFVNGISLFVISAWITVEAVGRLFDPVEVLGGQMLVVAILGLLVNIAAFWILHRGGEENLNVRGAALHVLGDMLGSVGAIAAALIILWTGWTPIDPILSVVVVLLILRGAWRVTKESGHILLEGTPDGIDSARVGAAVRCVAGVIDVHHVHAWSLTSERRMITLHAVVDEAADQNEAVAAINHALKERFGFDHATVQVERGACAHGEDCRQS; encoded by the coding sequence ATGGTGCTGACCGGCGGCTTCATGTTCGCCGAGGTCGTCGGCGGTCTCGTCTCCGGCTCGCTGGCCCTGATCGCCGACGCCGGGCATATGCTGACCGACTTCGCCTCCCTTGCGTTGGCCTGGTTCGCATTCCGTCTGGCCAGACGCCCGGCCGACCTCAAGCGGTCCTACGGTTACCACCGGTTCCAGGTGCTCGCCGCTTTCGTGAACGGTATCTCACTGTTCGTCATCTCGGCCTGGATTACCGTCGAGGCTGTCGGCCGTCTGTTCGATCCAGTCGAGGTGCTCGGCGGGCAGATGCTCGTCGTCGCGATCCTGGGCCTGCTGGTGAACATAGCCGCGTTCTGGATCCTGCATCGGGGCGGGGAGGAGAACCTGAATGTTCGCGGAGCCGCGCTCCACGTCCTCGGGGACATGCTGGGATCGGTCGGCGCGATCGCCGCGGCCCTCATCATCCTGTGGACAGGCTGGACTCCCATCGACCCGATCCTGTCGGTCGTGGTCGTTCTTCTCATCCTGCGCGGCGCCTGGAGGGTGACCAAGGAGTCCGGGCATATCCTTCTGGAGGGCACGCCAGACGGCATCGACAGTGCGCGTGTCGGCGCCGCCGTCCGCTGCGTCGCCGGCGTCATCGACGTCCACCATGTTCATGCCTGGTCGCTCACCAGCGAGCGCCGGATGATCACTCTGCACGCGGTCGTGGACGAGGCAGCGGACCAGAACGAGGCCGTTGCAGCCATCAATCACGCCTTGAAGGAGCGGTTCGGCTTCGACCACGCAACCGTTCAGGTCGAGCGCGGAGCCTGCGCGCATGGCGAGGATTGTCGCCAGTCCTGA
- a CDS encoding DUF411 domain-containing protein, whose translation MRDNPRDGQAAQMELVGCRMMLIDGYVVESHVFASAVKRLLAECSAIWGNSLLGIPAGSPSMEGPRIRPLVTSTFGDSGEPQMFVIG comes from the coding sequence ATGAGAGATAACCCGCGTGACGGTCAGGCCGCCCAGATGGAACTCGTTGGCTGCCGCATGATGCTGATTGACGGCTATGTGGTCGAGAGCCACGTCTTCGCCTCGGCGGTCAAGCGACTGCTGGCAGAATGCTCTGCCATTTGGGGCAACTCGCTGCTCGGCATACCGGCCGGCTCACCGAGCATGGAAGGACCAAGGATAAGGCCACTCGTCACCTCTACCTTCGGCGACAGCGGCGAACCGCAGATGTTCGTGATCGGATGA
- a CDS encoding IS66 family transposase — protein MAKAIRYMLRHWAGLCVFLNDGRVELDTNSIERLHRIVATTRKNALFAGADSGARSWAIFTSLIQSARMNGLNPFEYLKDVLERIVSSDVKAHQLDCLLPWTWKTQQAGRQTVQAA, from the coding sequence GTGGCCAAGGCGATCCGCTACATGCTGAGGCACTGGGCCGGCCTGTGCGTCTTCCTGAACGACGGCCGGGTCGAGCTGGACACCAACAGCATCGAGCGCCTGCATCGGATCGTGGCAACGACGCGGAAGAACGCTCTGTTCGCCGGGGCGGACTCCGGCGCCCGATCCTGGGCGATCTTCACCTCGCTGATCCAGAGCGCCAGGATGAACGGCCTCAATCCGTTCGAATACCTGAAGGATGTGCTCGAGCGCATCGTGTCCAGCGACGTCAAGGCCCATCAACTCGACTGTCTGCTACCGTGGACCTGGAAGACTCAGCAGGCCGGTCGCCAGACAGTTCAGGCAGCCTGA
- a CDS encoding SCO family protein — translation MANLRNLRFFLWALVGMVVISAALLTWLVSRDVPLREGLVEPGRPMAEGADWRLLDETGRAFTPDDLRAKPTLVVFGFTHCPDVCPTSLSYVASTLQALGPQAEAVRPLFVTVDPERDTADVMAEYTDLFDPRIVGVTGAPDQVVAALKSLGAYSRKVPQDDGGYTMDHTATMLLLDDEGRPRSTLDIHEKPEVAAGKLRLLLENS, via the coding sequence ATGGCCAACCTGAGAAACCTCCGCTTCTTCCTGTGGGCGCTCGTCGGCATGGTCGTTATCTCGGCCGCCTTGCTGACCTGGCTGGTATCGCGCGACGTACCATTGCGCGAGGGCTTGGTCGAACCCGGTCGTCCGATGGCCGAAGGAGCTGACTGGCGGCTCCTGGACGAGACGGGCAGAGCCTTCACGCCCGATGACTTGCGGGCCAAGCCAACGCTGGTGGTGTTCGGTTTCACGCACTGTCCCGACGTCTGCCCGACCTCGCTGTCCTACGTGGCGAGCACGCTCCAGGCGCTCGGCCCGCAGGCGGAGGCGGTACGACCCTTGTTCGTGACGGTCGATCCGGAGCGCGACACGGCCGACGTCATGGCCGAGTATACCGACCTGTTCGATCCGCGCATCGTCGGCGTGACCGGCGCCCCGGATCAGGTCGTTGCCGCCCTCAAGAGCCTGGGCGCCTATTCGCGCAAGGTTCCCCAGGACGACGGGGGCTACACCATGGACCATACGGCGACGATGCTGCTGCTGGACGATGAGGGCCGTCCGCGCTCGACCCTCGACATCCACGAGAAGCCGGAGGTCGCCGCCGGCAAACTCCGCCTCCTGCTTGAGAACTCATGA
- a CDS encoding DsbA family protein — protein sequence MPLNRTLRAAVLAASCLFSGAAFAQTPTVPQTATAPRALGSPDAPVEVIEYASLTCHHCATFHNEVLAQVKKELIDTGKVRLVYRDFPLDRIALEAAILARCVAPERYFPVLSVLFSKQEDWSHGKDPVEALARIGALAGLSRPAYDACRADKALQDSIVQSRLEGEQKHGVESTPSFVIDGKTYKGVLPIDEFKKAVEPLLPKP from the coding sequence ATGCCCCTGAACCGAACCCTTCGCGCCGCCGTCCTGGCGGCCTCGTGCCTGTTCTCCGGCGCCGCCTTTGCCCAAACGCCGACTGTCCCGCAGACCGCCACAGCGCCCCGCGCGCTGGGCAGCCCGGACGCGCCGGTCGAGGTGATCGAGTATGCCTCACTGACCTGTCACCACTGCGCGACCTTCCACAACGAGGTCCTGGCGCAGGTGAAGAAGGAACTGATCGACACCGGCAAGGTCCGCCTCGTCTACCGCGACTTCCCCCTGGACCGTATAGCCCTGGAAGCGGCGATCCTGGCACGGTGCGTAGCACCTGAGCGCTATTTTCCGGTCCTCTCGGTCCTGTTCTCGAAGCAGGAGGATTGGTCCCACGGGAAGGACCCGGTCGAGGCTCTGGCGCGCATCGGCGCACTGGCCGGCCTGTCACGCCCTGCCTACGACGCCTGCCGGGCCGACAAGGCGCTTCAGGACTCCATCGTCCAGTCCCGCTTGGAGGGCGAGCAGAAGCACGGAGTGGAATCGACCCCCTCCTTCGTGATCGACGGCAAGACCTACAAGGGCGTGCTCCCGATCGATGAGTTCAAGAAGGCTGTCGAACCGCTGCTGCCGAAGCCCTGA
- a CDS encoding c-type cytochrome has translation MWSAALALLVAGGAVAWILMPGGDRADPTDAAQVTLGKAVYVQHCASCHGTNLEGQPDWQLRKPDGKMPAPPHDQKGTR, from the coding sequence ATGTGGAGTGCCGCACTGGCCCTCCTCGTCGCCGGAGGCGCAGTGGCCTGGATCCTGATGCCGGGCGGCGACCGGGCCGATCCGACCGATGCCGCCCAGGTGACGCTGGGCAAGGCCGTCTATGTCCAGCATTGCGCGTCGTGCCACGGAACCAACCTGGAGGGTCAGCCGGACTGGCAGTTGAGGAAGCCCGACGGAAAGATGCCCGCGCCGCCGCACGACCAAAAAGGGACCCGTTAG